The following proteins come from a genomic window of Kocuria palustris:
- a CDS encoding MarR family winged helix-turn-helix transcriptional regulator, protein MPTRESDNDPVETSTTAWEALYRAQVTVMRKLQRQEEFADLSMREYDVLFNLARSDARGIRLNELNEYVLLTQSSLSRMLERLEAKGLVHRWQDPQDLRGLRIRLTEDGKDLQQRIAEHFDRHVHELMVAGLDSEELRILTRLSDRLRHSLTD, encoded by the coding sequence GTGCCCACCAGAGAATCTGACAACGACCCCGTAGAGACCTCCACCACTGCATGGGAGGCCCTGTACCGAGCCCAGGTCACCGTCATGCGCAAGCTCCAGCGACAGGAGGAGTTCGCGGATCTGTCCATGCGCGAATACGACGTCCTGTTCAACCTGGCCCGCTCCGACGCCCGCGGCATCCGCCTGAACGAGCTCAACGAGTATGTCCTCCTCACGCAGTCCAGCCTCTCCCGCATGCTCGAGAGGCTCGAGGCCAAGGGCCTCGTCCACCGCTGGCAGGATCCCCAGGACCTGCGCGGCCTGCGCATCAGGCTCACCGAGGACGGCAAGGACCTGCAGCAGCGCATCGCGGAGCACTTCGACCGCCACGTGCACGAGCTCATGGTCGCCGGGCTGGACTCGGAGGAGCTGCGCATCCTGACCCGGCTCTCCGATCGGCTGCGCCACAGCCTGACCGACTGA
- the bcp gene encoding thioredoxin-dependent thiol peroxidase, translating to MSQRLTPGEKAPDFTLTDAAGEEVTLSGLRGRRVIVYFYPKASTPGCTTQACDFQDRLERFRADGFEVLGISPDAPAALERFAQKESLGFPLLSDPDHEVAERWGAWGEKKNYGKVYEGLIRSTIVVDADGVVELAQYNVRAKGHVAKLRRDLGLED from the coding sequence ATGTCCCAGCGACTGACCCCCGGAGAGAAGGCCCCTGACTTCACCCTCACCGATGCCGCAGGCGAGGAGGTCACCCTGTCCGGGCTGCGCGGCAGGCGGGTCATCGTCTACTTCTACCCGAAGGCCTCCACCCCGGGCTGCACCACCCAGGCCTGCGACTTCCAGGACCGCCTGGAGCGCTTCCGCGCCGACGGCTTCGAGGTCCTGGGCATCTCCCCCGATGCCCCCGCCGCTCTCGAGCGCTTCGCGCAGAAGGAGTCGCTCGGCTTCCCCCTGCTCTCGGACCCCGATCACGAGGTCGCCGAGCGCTGGGGCGCCTGGGGCGAGAAGAAGAACTACGGCAAGGTCTACGAGGGACTGATCCGCTCCACGATCGTCGTCGACGCCGACGGCGTCGTCGAGCTCGCCCAGTACAACGTGCGCGCCAAGGGCCACGTGGCCAAGCTGCGCCGGGACCTCGGCCTGGAGGACTGA
- a CDS encoding YihY/virulence factor BrkB family protein, whose amino-acid sequence MAKNNLRETLERAKAPAAESSSKPDSPTKIKWGYVLKRSFAEFTQDGCTDLAAALTYFTVSAIFPGLLAVVSLLGVFGQGEQTTQAITGFLDGRVPPELNELLSEPINNLTSSTGGGIIALIIGVATGLWTASGYVGAFSRAMNRIYEVEEGRGFVKLKLSMLLTTLTVVITVVLIFLMILLSGGIAETLGDAIGLGSTAVTVWNIAKWPVILVLLMLLVAVLYYRTPNVRQPKMRWISPGAVFAILGAILAAGAFSVYATQFATQTATYGVIGAVILGLLGVWIINNVLLLGAEIDAEVERVRELQAGIPAEDTLQLPPRDVRTVVTKIEKQDKLIDQGRQLRLESNSGMDYSRRGKDSGAEDGDEVAHFDDEARSVLDEQRQREV is encoded by the coding sequence GTGGCGAAGAACAACCTTCGCGAGACCCTGGAGCGCGCCAAGGCCCCCGCGGCCGAGAGCAGCTCGAAGCCGGACTCGCCGACCAAGATAAAGTGGGGCTATGTCCTCAAGCGGTCGTTCGCGGAGTTCACGCAGGACGGCTGCACGGACCTGGCCGCAGCGCTGACCTACTTCACGGTCTCGGCGATCTTCCCCGGCCTGCTGGCCGTCGTCTCCCTGCTGGGCGTGTTCGGCCAGGGCGAGCAGACCACGCAGGCGATCACCGGCTTCCTGGACGGACGCGTCCCGCCGGAGCTCAACGAGCTGCTCTCCGAGCCGATCAACAACCTCACCAGCTCGACCGGCGGCGGCATCATCGCCCTGATCATCGGTGTGGCCACCGGACTGTGGACGGCCTCCGGCTACGTCGGTGCGTTCTCCCGGGCCATGAACCGGATCTACGAGGTCGAGGAGGGCCGCGGCTTCGTCAAGCTCAAGCTGTCCATGCTGCTGACCACGCTGACGGTCGTGATCACCGTGGTGCTGATCTTCCTGATGATCCTGCTCTCCGGCGGCATCGCGGAGACCCTGGGCGATGCCATCGGCCTGGGCTCGACCGCCGTGACCGTGTGGAACATCGCCAAGTGGCCCGTCATCCTCGTGCTGCTCATGCTGCTCGTGGCCGTCCTGTACTACCGGACCCCCAACGTCCGCCAGCCCAAGATGCGCTGGATCTCCCCCGGTGCGGTCTTCGCAATCCTGGGCGCGATCCTGGCCGCCGGCGCTTTCTCCGTCTACGCCACGCAGTTCGCCACGCAGACCGCCACCTACGGCGTCATCGGCGCCGTGATCCTGGGCCTGCTGGGCGTGTGGATCATCAACAACGTGCTCCTGCTGGGTGCCGAGATCGACGCCGAGGTCGAGCGGGTGCGCGAGCTGCAGGCCGGCATCCCCGCCGAGGACACGCTGCAGCTGCCCCCGCGCGACGTCAGAACCGTCGTGACGAAGATCGAGAAGCAGGACAAGCTCATCGACCAGGGCCGCCAGCTGCGTCTGGAGTCGAACTCCGGCATGGACTACTCCCGGCGCGGTAAGGACTCCGGCGCGGAGGACGGCGACGAGGTCGCCCACTTCGACGACGAGGCCCGCTCCGTGCTCGACGAGCAGCGCCAGCGCGAGGTCTGA
- a CDS encoding ABC transporter substrate-binding protein: protein MSAQPTRRALLLGASALALAGCSRGSEADSASEEQSASQRPYVFANAATAPTLDPTLTDNVETNRVARQVLDGLVAPDSLTGEAVPALAVSWAASDDGRTLDFALRRDVVFHDGEKLTAQSVCRNFERWAAASVRDTATGRHSLFDAIFRRGTPQGSLYDGCEAVDEHTFRLLLTRRFPALVTCLTHPAFGIASSASIDDDTVGTAPVGTGPFRVVRGLDPGAGQLPDDPIELESFPEHWNGTGDIGRLSFVAILDPRMRYIALETGRVDGYDLVGLSDFAPLARDGVQVLQRDPYALSYLGIHTSSKWLDSLEVRGAVMSAIDRQALVREHYPEGTGVAQDFMPARFNIPDGTSGYPDYNPQDARRALEDAGYDGTPLRFAYPTGASRSWALEPERLYADISEQLVRCGFEIEPVPLPWSTYAQSLRTRSADHDLFLSGLSGGLRDQDFFTAVLFSATTPELDLRSESLHELIEEAAEVPDGEQRQELYSRVGDQVAQHRAALPLAFPITAVAVNQRTASFPLSSTGFEPFREVELTQS from the coding sequence GTGAGCGCCCAGCCGACCCGCCGAGCGCTGCTGCTCGGCGCCTCCGCCCTGGCGCTGGCCGGCTGCTCACGGGGATCGGAAGCCGACTCCGCCTCCGAGGAGCAGAGCGCATCGCAGCGGCCGTACGTGTTCGCCAATGCGGCCACGGCCCCCACGCTGGACCCCACGCTCACGGACAACGTGGAGACCAATCGCGTGGCCCGCCAGGTGCTCGACGGCCTCGTGGCCCCGGATTCCCTGACCGGCGAGGCCGTGCCCGCGCTCGCGGTGAGCTGGGCCGCCTCCGACGACGGACGCACCCTCGACTTCGCTCTGCGCCGCGACGTCGTCTTCCACGACGGCGAGAAGCTCACCGCCCAGAGCGTCTGCCGCAACTTCGAGCGCTGGGCGGCGGCCTCCGTGCGAGACACCGCGACCGGGCGGCACAGCCTGTTCGATGCCATCTTCCGCCGCGGCACCCCCCAGGGAAGCCTCTACGACGGCTGCGAGGCGGTCGACGAGCACACCTTCCGCCTGCTGCTGACCCGCCGCTTCCCCGCCCTGGTCACGTGCCTGACGCACCCGGCCTTCGGGATCGCCTCGAGCGCCTCGATCGACGACGACACCGTCGGCACCGCGCCCGTGGGCACTGGGCCGTTCCGCGTGGTGCGCGGACTCGACCCGGGCGCAGGCCAGCTCCCGGACGATCCCATCGAGCTCGAGTCCTTTCCCGAGCACTGGAACGGCACCGGAGACATCGGCCGCCTGTCGTTCGTGGCGATCCTCGACCCCCGCATGCGCTACATCGCCCTGGAGACCGGACGCGTGGACGGCTACGACCTGGTCGGGCTCTCGGACTTCGCGCCGCTGGCCCGCGACGGCGTCCAGGTCCTGCAGCGCGACCCCTATGCCCTGTCCTACCTGGGCATCCACACCTCGTCGAAGTGGCTGGACTCCCTCGAGGTCCGCGGCGCGGTGATGTCCGCGATCGATCGGCAGGCGCTGGTGCGCGAGCACTACCCCGAGGGCACCGGGGTGGCCCAGGACTTCATGCCAGCCCGCTTCAACATCCCCGACGGCACCTCCGGATACCCCGACTACAACCCGCAGGACGCGCGCCGGGCCCTCGAGGACGCCGGCTACGACGGCACGCCCCTGCGCTTCGCCTACCCCACCGGAGCCTCCCGCTCCTGGGCGCTGGAGCCGGAGCGGCTCTACGCCGACATCTCGGAGCAGCTGGTGCGCTGCGGGTTCGAGATCGAGCCGGTGCCGCTGCCCTGGAGCACCTACGCGCAGAGCCTGCGCACCCGCTCCGCCGATCACGACCTCTTCCTCAGCGGCCTCAGCGGCGGGCTGCGCGATCAGGACTTCTTCACGGCCGTGCTCTTCTCCGCGACCACCCCGGAGCTCGACCTGCGATCCGAGAGCCTCCACGAGCTCATCGAGGAGGCCGCGGAGGTCCCGGACGGCGAGCAGCGCCAGGAGCTCTACAGCAGAGTCGGCGACCAGGTCGCCCAGCACCGCGCCGCGCTGCCCCTGGCCTTCCCCATCACTGCCGTGGCCGTGAATCAGCGCACGGCGTCCTTCCCCCTGTCCTCCACGGGCTTCGAGCCCTTCCGCGAGGTCGAGCTCACCCAGTCGTGA
- a CDS encoding acetolactate synthase large subunit produces the protein MSSGTEISPALMASRRTGAGHQKAASDSGVVMPRVMGPNPTIAPEATTGSGAVIKSLQALGVTDVFGLPGGAILPTYDPLMDAEGINHILVRHEQGAGHAAEGYAMASGRVGVCIATSGPGATNLVTALADANMDSIPMVAITGQVASNLIGSDAFQEADIVGMTMPVTKHSYLVTDADEIPRIMAEAFHLASTGRPGPVLVDIAKDAQVASTTFSWPPTLDLVGYRPIARGHAKQIREAARLIREARRPVIYAGGGTIKAEASEQLAELAELTGAPVVTTLTARGVFPDSHPQNLGMPGMHGTVPAVYAMQQADLLIALGARFDDRVTGVLASFAPNAKVIHADVDPAEISKNRVADVPIVGDLATVIPDLSEALRSGTQQLPDLADWWKILDGVRETYPLGWTPTEDGHLSPQLVIQKISELSGPESVYAAGVGQHQMWSSQFIRHERPRQWLNSAGLGTMGFAVPAAMGAKVAEPERTVWAIDGDGCFQMTNQELATCTLNGINIKVAVINNGSLGMVRQWQTLFYDGRYSNTHLNTGHDSRRVPDFLKLGEAYGCAVFRCEREEDVEETIRAAMEVNDRPVVVDFVVSADAMVWPMVPSGVANDLIQIAQNMTPDWNQDDA, from the coding sequence ATGAGCAGTGGAACAGAGATCAGCCCCGCGCTGATGGCCAGTCGGCGCACGGGTGCGGGGCACCAGAAGGCGGCCTCCGACTCGGGCGTCGTCATGCCGCGGGTCATGGGGCCGAACCCCACGATCGCTCCGGAGGCGACCACCGGGTCGGGGGCGGTCATCAAGTCCCTGCAGGCGCTGGGCGTCACGGACGTCTTCGGCCTGCCGGGCGGGGCCATCCTGCCCACCTACGACCCCCTGATGGACGCCGAGGGCATCAATCACATCCTGGTCCGCCACGAGCAGGGCGCCGGGCACGCGGCCGAGGGCTACGCCATGGCCTCCGGGCGCGTGGGCGTGTGCATCGCGACCTCCGGCCCGGGTGCCACCAACCTGGTCACCGCCCTGGCCGATGCCAACATGGACTCGATCCCCATGGTCGCGATCACCGGTCAGGTCGCCTCGAACCTGATCGGCTCGGACGCCTTCCAGGAGGCGGACATCGTGGGCATGACCATGCCGGTCACCAAGCACTCCTACCTCGTGACCGACGCCGACGAGATCCCTCGCATCATGGCCGAGGCCTTCCACCTCGCCTCGACCGGCCGTCCCGGCCCCGTGCTGGTGGACATCGCCAAGGATGCGCAGGTCGCGTCCACGACCTTCTCCTGGCCGCCCACCCTGGACCTGGTCGGCTATCGCCCGATCGCCCGGGGCCACGCCAAGCAGATCCGCGAGGCCGCGCGCCTGATCCGCGAGGCCCGTCGTCCGGTGATCTACGCCGGCGGCGGCACGATCAAGGCGGAGGCCTCCGAGCAGCTGGCCGAGCTGGCCGAGCTCACCGGCGCCCCGGTCGTCACGACCCTCACCGCCCGCGGCGTCTTCCCGGACTCCCACCCCCAGAACCTGGGCATGCCGGGCATGCACGGCACGGTGCCGGCCGTCTACGCCATGCAGCAGGCGGACCTGCTGATCGCCCTGGGCGCTCGGTTCGACGACCGCGTGACCGGTGTCCTCGCCTCCTTCGCCCCGAACGCCAAGGTCATCCATGCCGACGTCGACCCCGCGGAGATCTCCAAGAACCGCGTCGCCGACGTCCCGATCGTGGGCGATCTGGCCACGGTGATCCCGGATCTCTCCGAGGCGCTGCGCTCCGGCACGCAGCAGCTGCCGGACCTCGCCGACTGGTGGAAGATCCTCGACGGCGTGCGCGAGACCTACCCGCTCGGCTGGACCCCCACCGAGGACGGCCACCTCAGCCCGCAGCTCGTGATCCAGAAGATCTCGGAGCTCAGCGGACCGGAGTCGGTCTACGCCGCGGGCGTGGGCCAGCACCAGATGTGGTCCTCGCAGTTCATCCGCCACGAGCGCCCGCGCCAGTGGCTGAACTCGGCCGGACTGGGCACCATGGGCTTCGCCGTGCCGGCGGCCATGGGCGCCAAGGTCGCCGAGCCCGAGCGCACGGTGTGGGCCATCGACGGCGACGGCTGCTTCCAGATGACCAACCAGGAGCTGGCCACGTGCACGCTCAACGGGATCAACATCAAGGTCGCGGTCATCAACAACGGCTCGCTGGGCATGGTGCGGCAGTGGCAGACCCTGTTCTACGACGGCCGCTACTCGAACACCCACCTGAACACGGGCCATGACTCCCGGCGGGTCCCCGACTTCCTCAAGCTCGGCGAGGCCTACGGCTGCGCCGTCTTCCGCTGCGAGCGGGAGGAGGACGTCGAGGAGACCATCCGCGCGGCCATGGAGGTGAACGACCGCCCGGTCGTCGTCGATTTCGTGGTCTCCGCCGACGCCATGGTGTGGCCCATGGTGCCCTCCGGCGTGGCGAACGACCTGATCCAGATCGCCCAGAACATGACGCCAGATTGGAACCAGGACGATGCCTGA
- the ilvN gene encoding acetolactate synthase small subunit, giving the protein MPEQSRHTLSVLVEDKPGVLTRVAALFARRAFNIDQLAVGGTDQEGLSRITVVVNADPHSLEQVTKQLNKLVNVIKIVELAPEASVSREHVMIKVRADAATRLQVTQAADLFRASIIDVSPDSVVIEATGSSNKLEALLEVLQPFGIREIARAGTLALGRGSKSITDRALRH; this is encoded by the coding sequence ATGCCTGAGCAGTCCCGACACACCCTCTCGGTCCTCGTGGAGGACAAGCCGGGCGTCCTGACCCGTGTGGCCGCCCTGTTCGCCCGGCGCGCGTTCAACATCGACCAGCTCGCCGTGGGCGGCACGGACCAGGAGGGGCTCTCCCGCATCACGGTCGTCGTGAACGCGGACCCGCACTCCCTCGAGCAGGTCACCAAGCAGCTGAACAAGCTGGTGAACGTGATCAAGATCGTGGAGCTCGCCCCGGAGGCCTCGGTCTCCCGGGAGCACGTCATGATCAAGGTCCGGGCTGATGCGGCCACGCGGCTGCAGGTCACCCAGGCCGCCGACCTCTTCCGCGCCTCGATCATCGACGTGTCCCCGGACTCGGTCGTCATCGAGGCCACCGGCTCCTCGAACAAGCTCGAAGCGCTGCTCGAGGTCCTCCAGCCCTTCGGAATCCGCGAGATCGCCCGTGCCGGTACGCTGGCGCTCGGTCGCGGATCGAAGTCCATCACCGATCGCGCGCTGCGCCACTGA
- a CDS encoding malate:quinone oxidoreductase gives MTKTMESTDVVLVGGGIMSATLGAMLTELEPSWSITLLERLDHVGQESSAVWNNAGTGHSALCELNYAPRAADGTVDATKAVKINEQFQVSRQFWSTLVSEGKLGEPGSFINPVPHISMVFNADHVEYLRARHESFSQHKLFERLELSEDRDQIAQWAPLTQEGRGAGPVAASFAPEGTDVNFGELTRQLIRHMEANGAEIRTGVQVQNLDRQPDGTWIVRTQNRLNSEDSREIRAKFVFVGAGGGALPLLQKSGIPEIKGFGGFPVSGLWLRNSNPSTAERHDAKVYGQAAVGAPPMSVPHLDTRYENGKKSLLFGPYGGFKPNFLKQGSLLDLPKSVRPDNIYPMARAGLANLDLVKYLLSELAKNKDQRMEALREFYPQAQAEEWELVHAGQRVQVMRKDKKKGGVLQFGTELITADDGSIAGLLGASPGASTAVPIMIDLLGRCFPNHSAAWKSRLTDLIPSLGQQLDENPALADEIMGHTAKTLGIR, from the coding sequence GTGACCAAGACCATGGAATCCACCGACGTCGTCCTGGTGGGCGGCGGCATCATGTCCGCGACCCTGGGCGCCATGCTCACGGAACTCGAGCCGAGCTGGAGCATCACCCTGCTCGAGCGCCTCGACCACGTGGGCCAGGAGAGCTCGGCGGTGTGGAACAACGCCGGCACCGGGCACTCCGCCCTGTGCGAGCTCAACTACGCCCCGCGCGCCGCGGACGGCACGGTCGATGCCACCAAGGCCGTGAAGATCAACGAGCAGTTCCAGGTCTCGCGCCAGTTCTGGTCCACGCTCGTCAGCGAGGGCAAGCTCGGCGAGCCGGGCTCGTTCATCAACCCGGTCCCGCACATCTCCATGGTCTTCAACGCGGACCACGTGGAGTACCTGCGGGCCCGCCACGAGTCCTTCTCGCAGCACAAGCTCTTCGAGCGCCTCGAGCTCTCCGAGGACCGCGACCAGATCGCCCAGTGGGCCCCGCTGACCCAGGAGGGCCGCGGCGCCGGCCCCGTGGCCGCTTCCTTCGCCCCGGAAGGCACCGACGTCAACTTCGGCGAGCTGACCCGCCAGCTGATCCGGCACATGGAGGCCAACGGCGCCGAGATCCGCACCGGCGTCCAGGTGCAGAACCTGGACCGCCAGCCGGACGGCACCTGGATCGTGCGCACCCAGAACCGCCTGAACTCGGAGGACTCCCGCGAGATCCGCGCCAAGTTCGTGTTCGTCGGCGCCGGCGGCGGAGCCCTGCCGCTGCTGCAGAAGTCGGGGATCCCGGAGATCAAGGGCTTCGGCGGCTTCCCGGTCTCCGGGCTGTGGCTGCGCAATTCCAACCCCAGCACCGCCGAGCGCCACGACGCCAAGGTCTACGGCCAGGCGGCCGTCGGCGCCCCGCCCATGTCGGTGCCGCACCTGGACACCCGCTACGAGAACGGGAAGAAGTCGCTGCTGTTCGGCCCCTACGGCGGCTTCAAGCCGAACTTCCTCAAGCAGGGCTCCCTGCTGGACCTGCCCAAGTCCGTGCGCCCCGACAACATCTACCCCATGGCCCGCGCAGGCCTGGCCAACCTGGACCTGGTCAAGTACCTGCTCTCCGAGCTGGCCAAGAACAAGGACCAGCGCATGGAGGCCCTGCGCGAGTTCTACCCGCAGGCCCAGGCCGAGGAGTGGGAGCTCGTCCACGCCGGCCAGCGCGTGCAGGTCATGCGCAAGGACAAGAAGAAGGGCGGCGTGCTGCAGTTCGGCACGGAGCTGATCACCGCCGACGACGGCTCGATCGCAGGCCTCCTGGGCGCCTCCCCGGGCGCCTCGACCGCGGTCCCGATCATGATCGACCTGCTGGGACGCTGCTTCCCGAACCACTCCGCGGCCTGGAAGTCCCGCCTCACCGACCTGATCCCCTCGCTGGGTCAGCAGCTCGATGAGAACCCGGCGCTGGCCGACGAGATCATGGGCCACACCGCAAAGACCCTCGGAATCCGATGA
- a CDS encoding AIM24 family protein — protein MRSELFAPDHMERETQDQWALQSSKMLRVNMSQDIIATKGAMVAYQGQMTFTHEGSGSLGKFLKKAMTSEGGAMMRVSGQGEVFFARQARNIFLIQLEGEAITVDSDSLLAFDGSLNWDIKRIQGAGFMAGGLFNLELSGHGFIAVCCDGEPMVLDASTQPTFVDPQAAVCWSTNLAPSIKNDFNFSGMFRGGSGEAFQLAFHGPGFVVVQPSEGVPVITTGS, from the coding sequence ATGCGCAGCGAACTGTTCGCCCCGGATCACATGGAGCGCGAGACGCAGGACCAGTGGGCCCTGCAGTCCTCCAAGATGCTCCGGGTCAACATGTCCCAGGACATCATCGCCACCAAGGGCGCCATGGTGGCCTATCAGGGGCAGATGACCTTCACCCACGAGGGCTCCGGCTCCCTGGGCAAGTTCCTCAAGAAGGCCATGACCAGCGAGGGCGGGGCCATGATGCGCGTCTCCGGCCAGGGCGAGGTCTTCTTCGCGCGCCAGGCGCGCAACATCTTCCTGATCCAGCTCGAGGGCGAGGCCATCACGGTCGACTCCGACTCCCTGCTGGCCTTCGACGGCTCCCTGAACTGGGACATCAAGCGCATCCAGGGCGCGGGCTTCATGGCCGGCGGCCTGTTCAACCTCGAGCTGTCCGGTCACGGCTTCATCGCCGTGTGCTGCGACGGCGAGCCCATGGTCCTGGATGCCTCGACGCAGCCCACCTTCGTGGATCCCCAGGCCGCGGTGTGCTGGTCCACCAACCTGGCGCCGTCCATCAAGAACGACTTCAACTTCTCGGGCATGTTCCGCGGCGGATCCGGGGAGGCCTTCCAGCTGGCCTTCCACGGCCCCGGCTTCGTGGTCGTCCAGCCCTCCGAGGGCGTTCCGGTGATCACCACCGGCAGCTGA
- a CDS encoding MarR family winged helix-turn-helix transcriptional regulator, whose amino-acid sequence MSENSEWSTNRLLSTAARLVEHSWNERLAALGVTHAGYMALDVLHEHGTLSQARLAQEVRVQAQTMGKTLHRLESHGHISRSPNLKDRRSHLVSITEAGRNVLDEASRLEGELIDDGTLSDEQLRRSLAHIISTLGASRWKLDVDAQGAVHELSEDQGERPAESAPAPGGSEAV is encoded by the coding sequence ATGTCCGAGAACTCCGAGTGGTCGACCAATCGCCTCCTGTCCACGGCGGCCCGGCTCGTCGAGCACTCGTGGAACGAGCGGCTGGCGGCCCTGGGCGTGACCCACGCCGGGTACATGGCGCTGGACGTGCTCCACGAGCACGGCACGCTGAGCCAGGCCCGGCTCGCCCAGGAGGTCCGGGTCCAGGCGCAGACCATGGGCAAGACCCTGCACCGGCTGGAGAGCCACGGGCACATCAGCCGCAGCCCCAATCTCAAGGATCGGCGCAGCCACCTGGTCTCGATCACCGAGGCGGGCCGGAACGTCCTGGACGAGGCCTCGCGCCTGGAGGGCGAGCTGATCGACGACGGCACCCTGAGCGACGAGCAGCTGCGCCGCAGCCTGGCGCACATCATCTCCACTCTCGGCGCCTCCCGCTGGAAGCTCGACGTCGATGCCCAGGGCGCGGTCCACGAGCTCTCCGAGGACCAGGGTGAGCGCCCTGCCGAGTCTGCTCCAGCGCCGGGGGGGTCGGAGGCGGTCTGA
- the ilvC gene encoding ketol-acid reductoisomerase encodes MAAEIFYEDDADLSIIQGRKVAVIGYGSQGHAHALNLRDSGVDVRIGLAEGSRSRAKAEAEGLRVLTVAEAAAEADVIMILTPDQVQRTVYAESIQPNLKDGDAIFFAHGFNIRYGYIEAPQGVDVAMVAPKGPGHTVRREFEAGRGVPDLVAVEVDASGNALELALSYAKAIGGARAGVIKTTFAEETESDLFGEQAVLCGGMSQLVQYGFETLTEAGYQPEIAYFEVLHELKLIVDLMVEGGISKQRWSISDTAEYGDYVSGPRVIDPSVKENMQAVLADIQDGTFARRFIEDQDNGVKEFLELREKGQGHKIESVGRELRKLFVWSDSDADYNEGSAAR; translated from the coding sequence ATGGCAGCAGAGATCTTCTACGAGGATGACGCCGACCTCTCGATCATCCAGGGCCGCAAGGTCGCGGTCATCGGCTACGGCTCCCAGGGCCACGCCCACGCGCTGAACCTGCGCGACTCGGGCGTCGACGTCCGCATCGGCCTGGCCGAGGGCTCCCGCTCGCGCGCCAAGGCCGAGGCCGAGGGGCTGCGCGTCCTGACGGTGGCCGAGGCCGCCGCCGAGGCCGACGTCATCATGATCCTGACCCCGGATCAGGTCCAGCGCACCGTGTACGCCGAGTCGATCCAGCCGAACCTCAAGGACGGCGACGCGATCTTCTTCGCCCACGGCTTCAACATCCGCTACGGCTACATCGAGGCCCCCCAGGGCGTCGACGTCGCCATGGTCGCCCCCAAGGGCCCGGGCCACACCGTGCGCCGCGAGTTCGAGGCCGGCCGCGGCGTCCCGGACCTGGTCGCCGTGGAGGTCGACGCCTCCGGCAATGCCCTCGAGCTCGCCCTGTCCTACGCGAAGGCCATCGGCGGCGCCCGCGCCGGCGTCATCAAGACGACCTTCGCCGAGGAGACCGAGTCGGACCTGTTCGGCGAGCAGGCCGTGCTGTGCGGCGGCATGTCCCAGCTGGTCCAGTACGGCTTCGAGACCCTGACCGAGGCCGGCTACCAGCCGGAGATCGCCTACTTCGAGGTCCTGCACGAGCTCAAGCTGATCGTCGACCTGATGGTCGAGGGCGGCATCTCCAAGCAGCGCTGGTCGATCTCGGACACCGCCGAGTACGGCGACTACGTCTCCGGCCCGCGTGTGATCGACCCGTCGGTCAAGGAGAACATGCAGGCCGTGCTCGCCGACATCCAGGACGGCACCTTCGCCCGCCGGTTCATCGAGGACCAGGACAACGGGGTCAAGGAGTTCCTGGAGCTGCGCGAGAAGGGCCAGGGCCACAAGATCGAGTCGGTCGGCCGCGAGCTGCGCAAGCTGTTCGTCTGGTCGGACTCGGACGCCGACTACAACGAGGGCTCCGCCGCTCGCTGA